In the Lysinibacillus sp. PLM2 genome, one interval contains:
- a CDS encoding ectoine/hydroxyectoine ABC transporter permease subunit EhuD: MNNWKWETFFEALPIVLKGLGITVGLTFACFAFALIFGFVWVILRSVPSKFFIWIVTWFMEFIRSTPLLVQLFFIFYALPVLPVVGVTLEPFTCAVLGIGIHYSTYIGEIYRAGIESVDKGQWEASVALNFSTLDKWKKIILPQAIPPTIPMLGNYFIIMFKEVPIASTISVGGILYMANSYGALNFAYLEPLTIVGIIFLILSYPSSILIKKLEVKMNTRFDKNALLKKARKKNLKVSI; this comes from the coding sequence ATGAATAATTGGAAATGGGAAACCTTTTTTGAAGCATTACCAATTGTATTAAAAGGTCTAGGTATAACAGTAGGTTTAACATTTGCGTGCTTTGCATTTGCTTTAATATTTGGATTTGTGTGGGTTATTCTTCGAAGTGTACCAAGTAAATTCTTCATTTGGATTGTTACTTGGTTTATGGAATTTATCAGATCAACCCCTCTTTTAGTTCAGTTATTCTTTATCTTTTATGCATTACCTGTATTGCCTGTTGTAGGTGTGACATTGGAACCATTTACTTGCGCGGTATTAGGTATTGGAATCCATTATAGTACGTATATTGGCGAAATTTATCGTGCAGGTATCGAAAGCGTTGATAAAGGACAGTGGGAAGCTTCAGTTGCGTTGAATTTTTCTACATTAGATAAATGGAAAAAAATTATATTACCACAAGCAATTCCTCCAACTATACCGATGTTAGGAAATTATTTCATTATTATGTTTAAAGAAGTTCCGATCGCATCGACAATCAGCGTCGGTGGAATTTTATACATGGCTAATTCCTATGGAGCTTTGAATTTTGCTTATCTAGAACCATTAACAATTGTGGGGATTATTTTCTTAATACTTAGTTATCCATCCTCAATACTTATTAAAAAGCTTGAAGTAAAGATGAATACAAGATTTGATAAAAATGCATTATTAAAAAAAGCGAGAAAGAAAAACTTAAAAGTATCCATTTAG